In one window of Mesorhizobium sp. B2-1-1 DNA:
- a CDS encoding RDD family protein — MNARVLDGEIINTRLDDVRAYEGVRTRRVLAVMIDYVIVALLIIPVAILVFFLGLLTLGLGWMLFGVLVPAVAILYIWNTLGSANQATTGMKMMGIRLDRLDGRPIDGLTAVVHSVLFWAGNVILSPLVLLVTLFSDRKRTLHDLLLGTVVSRTGR; from the coding sequence ATGAACGCTCGCGTTCTCGACGGTGAAATCATCAATACCAGGCTCGACGACGTGAGGGCCTATGAAGGCGTACGCACGCGGCGTGTCCTGGCGGTCATGATCGACTATGTCATTGTCGCGCTGCTCATCATCCCTGTCGCCATATTAGTGTTCTTCCTCGGGCTTTTGACCCTCGGCCTTGGCTGGATGCTGTTCGGCGTCCTGGTCCCGGCCGTCGCGATTCTCTACATCTGGAACACGCTTGGCAGCGCCAACCAGGCGACCACGGGCATGAAGATGATGGGCATCCGGCTCGATCGGCTCGACGGCAGGCCGATCGACGGGCTCACGGCAGTGGTCCATTCGGTGCTGTTCTGGGCCGGCAACGTCATCCTGTCGCCGCTGGTGCTGCTGGTGACGCTGTTTTCCGATCGCAAGCGCACGCTGCACGACCTGCTGCTCGGCACGGTGGTCAGCCGCACCGGCCGCTGA
- the sthA gene encoding Si-specific NAD(P)(+) transhydrogenase, with amino-acid sequence MDYDMLVIGSGPSGRRAAVQSAKLGKSVLVVDRGRRLGGVSVHTGTIPSKTLRETVLNLSGWRERGFYGRGYRVKQDISVGDLVERLHKTLDHEVEVLQHQFMRNTVKSSRAAVKFLGPNRVSLTSDNGDYSEVGFANALIAVGTRPHRPGDVPFDKSRVFDSDEMLELDRLPRTLTVIGAGVIGVEYATIFSALDVPVTLVEPRNTILDFVDREIVDDFIHQMRDRGMTIRLGSAVKEIASRPDHAEVTLADGRTIRSEIVLYAAGRTGNVGSLGLDAVGIEADSRGRIKVDPHTFQTSVPNIYAAGDVIGFPSLASTSMEQGRVAACHAFGVTLPPPPETFPYGIYAVPEISTVGQSEEQVRESGAAYEVGVARFRETSRGHIMGVNTGFLKLLFSIETRRLLGAHIVGEGATELIHIGQAVINLGGTVDFFVNNTFNYPTLAEAYKIAGLDAWNRMGQG; translated from the coding sequence ATGGATTACGACATGCTGGTCATTGGCAGCGGCCCTTCCGGCCGTCGTGCCGCTGTACAATCGGCCAAACTCGGCAAATCGGTACTGGTCGTCGACAGGGGGCGGCGCCTGGGCGGCGTTTCCGTGCACACGGGCACCATTCCGTCGAAGACGCTGCGCGAAACCGTGCTCAATCTCTCGGGCTGGCGTGAGCGCGGCTTCTATGGGCGCGGCTATCGGGTTAAGCAGGACATCTCGGTCGGAGACTTGGTCGAGCGCCTGCACAAGACGCTCGACCACGAGGTCGAGGTGCTGCAGCACCAGTTCATGCGCAACACGGTCAAGAGCTCCCGCGCCGCGGTGAAATTTCTCGGGCCCAACAGGGTCAGCCTGACATCGGACAATGGCGACTACAGCGAGGTCGGCTTCGCCAATGCGCTGATCGCCGTCGGCACCAGGCCGCACCGGCCGGGCGACGTGCCGTTCGACAAGAGCCGCGTGTTCGACAGTGACGAAATGCTCGAGCTCGACCGCTTGCCGCGCACGCTGACGGTCATCGGCGCCGGGGTCATCGGCGTCGAATACGCGACGATCTTTTCGGCACTCGACGTGCCGGTGACGCTGGTCGAGCCGCGCAACACGATCCTCGATTTCGTCGACCGCGAGATCGTCGACGACTTCATCCACCAGATGCGCGACCGCGGCATGACCATCCGGCTGGGAAGCGCCGTGAAGGAGATTGCCTCCAGGCCCGACCATGCAGAGGTCACGCTGGCCGACGGGCGCACCATACGTTCCGAGATCGTGCTCTACGCCGCGGGCCGCACCGGCAATGTCGGTAGCCTCGGCCTCGATGCGGTCGGCATCGAGGCTGACTCCAGGGGACGCATCAAGGTCGATCCGCACACCTTCCAGACCAGCGTGCCCAACATTTACGCCGCCGGCGACGTGATCGGCTTTCCGAGCCTGGCCTCCACCTCGATGGAGCAGGGCCGGGTAGCCGCGTGCCATGCTTTCGGCGTGACATTGCCGCCGCCGCCGGAAACCTTTCCTTATGGCATTTACGCGGTGCCCGAGATCTCCACCGTCGGCCAATCCGAGGAACAGGTGCGCGAGAGCGGCGCCGCCTACGAGGTTGGCGTGGCCCGTTTCCGCGAGACCTCGCGGGGCCACATCATGGGCGTCAACACCGGCTTCCTGAAGCTTCTGTTCTCGATCGAGACACGCCGCTTGCTCGGCGCGCATATCGTCGGCGAGGGCGCCACCGAACTGATTCACATCGGCCAGGCGGTGATCAATCTGGGTGGCACGGTCGACTTCTTTGTCAACAATACATTCAACTATCCCACGCTGGCCGAGGCCTATAAGATCGCCGGGCTGGACGCCTGGAACAGGATGGGGCAGGGATAA
- a CDS encoding arginyltransferase, whose protein sequence is MTQHPTQSPQFFLTAPSPCPYLDGQFERKVFTHLVGDKASEMNDLLTQGGFRRSQNIAYRPACETCRACVSVRILAQEFVASRNMKRVLQHNSDLVGAMHNAEPSTEQYSLFRSYLDARHRRGGMSDMTVLDYAMMVEDTHVDTKVIEYRRRGPDTFITGKGQGELIAVALTDKMADGLSMVYSYFNPDFEERSLGTFMILDHIARARAMGLPHVYLGYWVNGSRKMNYKMRFMPQEHLGPKGWERYTNEAVSR, encoded by the coding sequence ATGACGCAGCACCCGACCCAGTCGCCGCAGTTCTTCCTGACCGCGCCGTCGCCGTGCCCCTATCTCGACGGCCAGTTCGAGCGCAAGGTGTTCACGCATCTGGTCGGCGACAAGGCGTCAGAGATGAATGATCTCCTGACCCAAGGCGGGTTCCGCCGCTCCCAGAACATCGCCTACAGGCCGGCCTGCGAAACCTGCCGCGCCTGCGTCTCCGTGCGCATCCTGGCGCAGGAATTCGTCGCCAGCCGCAACATGAAGCGCGTGCTGCAGCACAATTCCGATCTCGTCGGCGCCATGCACAATGCCGAGCCCTCGACCGAACAATATTCGCTGTTCCGCAGCTATCTCGATGCCCGCCACCGCCGCGGCGGCATGTCGGACATGACGGTTCTGGACTACGCCATGATGGTCGAGGACACCCATGTCGACACCAAGGTCATCGAATATCGCCGGCGCGGGCCCGATACTTTCATCACCGGCAAGGGACAGGGCGAGCTGATCGCGGTGGCGCTCACCGACAAGATGGCCGACGGCCTGTCGATGGTGTATTCCTACTTCAATCCCGACTTCGAGGAGCGGTCTCTCGGCACGTTCATGATCCTCGATCACATCGCTCGCGCCAGGGCGATGGGGCTGCCCCATGTCTACCTGGGATACTGGGTCAACGGCTCGCGCAAGATGAATTATAAGATGCGCTTCATGCCGCAGGAGCATCTCGGCCCGAAGGGCTGGGAGCGCTACACCAACGAAGCGGTCTCACGCTGA
- a CDS encoding DUF423 domain-containing protein, whose translation MNLTETTGSRLLVLAAGIVGAAGVALSAAAAHLGGAFTGTAASFLLMHAPVFLAVGLLDANRPLRLASLVLLVGLVLFTGDLLARDFLGSRLFPMSAPIGGTLLIAGWLTIAVSAVVRRRP comes from the coding sequence ATGAACCTGACCGAAACGACCGGCAGCCGTCTGCTTGTGCTCGCCGCCGGCATCGTGGGCGCGGCCGGCGTGGCGCTGTCGGCGGCCGCCGCACATCTCGGCGGCGCCTTCACCGGTACGGCGGCATCGTTCCTGCTGATGCACGCACCGGTGTTTCTCGCCGTCGGTCTCCTCGACGCGAATCGCCCGCTGCGGTTAGCCAGCCTGGTGCTGCTCGTCGGGCTCGTGCTTTTCACGGGCGATCTTCTCGCCCGCGATTTTCTCGGATCGAGGCTGTTTCCGATGTCGGCGCCGATCGGAGGCACCCTGCTCATCGCAGGCTGGCTGACCATAGCTGTCTCCGCCGTGGTGCGTCGGCGACCCTGA
- a CDS encoding DMT family transporter: MTSHSDHQKGLLITAIGGLTLTLDIPLIRLADGGAWTILLLRGAATFIAAMIIWAVWRALSRNAPELIPGWSGLAAAICYGLTSITFVTAVFYTSTADLVFILAFNTVFAALLSWLFLQEKPRAVTLAAMLVMILGVLVIVGGSVGTGHLFGNFMALCSAFFISVAITISRASGKDMGFTALVGVVPSLVLAAFMVSGEGIHVSAPWWIIFNGAVIMPISFFCLAAGPKYISGPEVAMFYLLETVLAPVWVWLIFSETPSRNSLIGGAILIVTLVVHSVWQLHDGRRRRAALAVRHPA, from the coding sequence ATGACGTCCCACAGCGACCACCAGAAGGGCCTTCTGATAACCGCCATTGGCGGCCTGACGCTGACCCTCGACATTCCGCTGATCCGCCTCGCCGATGGCGGCGCATGGACGATCCTGCTCTTGCGCGGGGCCGCCACCTTCATCGCCGCAATGATCATCTGGGCTGTCTGGCGGGCGCTGAGCCGAAACGCGCCCGAGCTCATTCCAGGCTGGTCGGGACTTGCGGCCGCGATATGCTACGGGCTGACCTCGATCACGTTCGTCACCGCCGTCTTCTACACCTCGACCGCCGACCTGGTGTTCATCCTGGCCTTCAACACGGTGTTCGCTGCGCTCTTGTCCTGGTTGTTTCTCCAGGAAAAGCCGCGGGCGGTGACGCTCGCGGCGATGCTGGTCATGATCCTCGGCGTGCTGGTAATCGTCGGCGGATCTGTCGGCACCGGACACCTGTTCGGCAATTTCATGGCGCTGTGTTCGGCCTTCTTCATTTCCGTGGCCATCACCATTTCGCGGGCCAGCGGCAAGGACATGGGCTTCACGGCGCTCGTCGGGGTGGTTCCGTCGCTCGTGCTGGCGGCCTTCATGGTGTCAGGTGAAGGCATCCATGTGAGCGCGCCCTGGTGGATCATCTTTAATGGCGCCGTGATCATGCCGATTTCGTTCTTCTGCCTGGCGGCCGGCCCCAAATACATCTCCGGACCGGAAGTGGCGATGTTCTACCTTCTGGAGACCGTGCTGGCACCGGTGTGGGTATGGCTGATCTTTTCCGAAACGCCGTCACGCAACAGCCTGATCGGCGGCGCGATCCTGATCGTCACATTGGTGGTCCATTCGGTGTGGCAGTTGCATGACGGACGCAGGCGCCGCGCCGCCCTTGCGGTGCGTCATCCGGCCTGA
- a CDS encoding TCR/Tet family MFS transporter, translating to MKRAYLVVLTAMALDAAGIGLIMPVLPGLLREVGHVEDIGWIFGAFLAAYAAMQVLFSPLLGALSDRYGRRPVLLLSLAGSMLDYLFMTFAPSLPLLFVGRLIAGLTGASMAVASAYMVDISSEERRARAFGHLSAAFGVGFIAGPALGGLLGDVWLRAPFLAATGFTGINLVLAFLLLPEPERVGGTGEPLSFNPLAPLRWALTFPALLPLLGAFAVLGLVGEVGGTVWVLYVQDKFRWSLFTVGISLALFGLFHAGAQGFVAGPIAERWGERRALMVAILADSTAYVSIALAWQGWMAFALLPLFCLGGIGAPALQSLLTSRVAADHQGRLQGVLTSMTSLVSVLGPLVIAMLYFRTRMVFPGMVWVAGATLYVLCLPLLLATGSPTAKREAAE from the coding sequence ATGAAAAGGGCCTATCTCGTCGTGCTGACGGCAATGGCGCTGGACGCGGCCGGCATCGGGCTGATCATGCCGGTGCTGCCGGGGCTGTTGCGCGAGGTTGGCCATGTCGAGGACATTGGCTGGATTTTCGGCGCGTTCCTCGCCGCCTATGCCGCAATGCAGGTGCTGTTTTCGCCCCTGCTCGGCGCGTTGTCCGACCGCTACGGCCGCCGGCCGGTGCTGCTTCTGTCGCTTGCCGGGTCGATGCTGGATTATCTGTTCATGACCTTCGCGCCGTCGCTGCCGCTGCTGTTCGTCGGCCGACTGATCGCCGGCCTAACGGGCGCCAGCATGGCGGTGGCCTCCGCCTATATGGTCGACATCAGCAGCGAAGAGCGGCGCGCCCGCGCCTTCGGCCATCTGAGCGCCGCTTTTGGCGTCGGGTTCATCGCCGGTCCGGCGCTCGGCGGCCTGCTCGGCGATGTCTGGCTGCGCGCGCCGTTCCTGGCGGCGACAGGGTTCACCGGCATCAATCTGGTGCTGGCCTTCCTTCTGCTGCCGGAGCCGGAGCGGGTCGGCGGCACAGGCGAGCCGCTGTCGTTCAACCCGCTGGCGCCGCTGCGTTGGGCCCTGACTTTTCCGGCCCTCCTGCCGCTGCTCGGCGCCTTTGCCGTGCTCGGCCTTGTCGGCGAAGTCGGCGGCACCGTCTGGGTTCTCTACGTGCAGGACAAATTCCGCTGGAGCCTTTTCACTGTGGGCATCTCGCTGGCATTGTTCGGCCTCTTCCATGCCGGAGCCCAGGGTTTCGTCGCGGGACCGATCGCCGAGCGCTGGGGCGAAAGGCGAGCGCTCATGGTCGCCATCCTTGCCGACAGCACGGCCTATGTGTCGATCGCGCTGGCCTGGCAAGGCTGGATGGCGTTCGCGCTGTTGCCGCTTTTCTGTCTCGGCGGCATCGGAGCCCCGGCGCTGCAATCGTTGCTGACGTCACGTGTCGCGGCAGATCACCAGGGGCGATTGCAAGGTGTGCTCACCAGCATGACGAGCCTGGTCTCGGTGCTCGGACCACTCGTCATCGCCATGCTCTATTTTCGCACTCGAATGGTCTTCCCAGGCATGGTGTGGGTCGCGGGCGCGACGCTCTATGTCCTCTGCCTGCCCCTGCTGCTCGCAACCGGATCGCCCACGGCCAAACGGGAGGCGGCGGAGTGA
- a CDS encoding OpgC family protein — MTTPVPTERDTRIDVLRALALLTIFVDHVPGTAFETLTYKNFGFSDAAEAFVLISGISVALAYGTKFRPGGRLLATLKMWRRAGVLYIAHIVTTMAVMALFCAAAVFGRRPELLKLINIEPLMKDTPEVLVGIVTLGHQLGYNNILPVYAVLLLLAPAFLLFISYRPLAALTVSGLLWLVAGIWQIAPPNYPEPGLWFLNPLSWQFLFNIGLAAMLHVRRGGVIPANRWLIGAAAAYVLAALAWVHSPLWGQVTWFDLPVVLTGFDKTFLSLPRLLHILAVSYLVVALPAVSNLFRTGPDHPLAILGKRSLPVFIAGTLIAMVAQVMKLINPGGLAYDSLLLAAGIAMQFALAFYLEWLSTIGGSGKARTTQKDAKPVQPSFGISAVARANH, encoded by the coding sequence ATGACCACCCCAGTTCCAACCGAGCGCGATACGCGCATCGATGTGCTGCGTGCGCTCGCGCTGCTGACGATCTTCGTCGACCATGTGCCGGGCACGGCTTTTGAGACCCTGACCTACAAGAATTTCGGCTTTTCGGATGCGGCCGAGGCTTTCGTGCTGATATCGGGCATTTCGGTCGCGCTTGCCTATGGCACGAAGTTCCGCCCGGGAGGCCGGCTGCTCGCGACGCTGAAAATGTGGCGGCGGGCAGGCGTGCTCTATATCGCCCATATCGTCACCACGATGGCGGTGATGGCATTGTTCTGTGCCGCGGCGGTGTTCGGCCGGCGGCCGGAACTGCTGAAGCTGATCAACATCGAACCGCTGATGAAGGACACGCCCGAGGTGCTGGTCGGCATCGTCACGCTCGGCCACCAACTCGGCTACAACAACATCCTGCCGGTCTACGCGGTGCTGCTTTTGCTGGCGCCGGCCTTCTTGCTGTTCATCAGCTACAGGCCGCTTGCAGCGCTGACAGTGTCCGGCTTGCTATGGCTTGTTGCCGGCATCTGGCAGATCGCCCCGCCGAACTATCCCGAGCCCGGCCTCTGGTTCCTCAACCCGCTGTCTTGGCAATTCCTGTTCAATATCGGCCTTGCCGCCATGCTGCATGTCAGGCGCGGCGGCGTCATTCCAGCCAACCGCTGGCTGATCGGTGCCGCCGCGGCCTATGTGCTGGCCGCGTTGGCATGGGTGCATAGTCCGCTTTGGGGCCAGGTGACCTGGTTCGACCTGCCGGTGGTGCTGACCGGCTTCGACAAGACATTCCTGTCGCTCCCGCGGCTGCTGCACATCCTGGCGGTCAGCTATCTGGTGGTGGCACTGCCTGCGGTCTCGAACCTGTTCCGCACCGGCCCCGACCATCCGCTGGCGATACTCGGCAAGCGTTCGCTTCCGGTGTTCATCGCCGGCACGCTGATCGCCATGGTTGCCCAGGTGATGAAACTGATCAATCCCGGCGGCCTCGCTTATGACAGCCTGTTGCTCGCCGCCGGCATTGCCATGCAGTTCGCGCTCGCTTTCTATCTCGAATGGTTGTCGACCATCGGCGGTTCGGGGAAAGCCAGGACGACGCAAAAGGACGCCAAGCCCGTCCAGCCGTCTTTCGGTATCTCGGCCGTAGCAAGAGCCAACCACTGA
- a CDS encoding AI-2E family transporter, whose amino-acid sequence MKEAKIQKPGQRLFGLSTPLRAAVIPPLSAARWLLVLIVAAGVYFFHGFLFPVLAALVIAFASWPLYRRLLAGVGGNRTIAATFAILFILAFLVIPIALAGTYAINEVREWVGWAIETNRHGAPTPHWIATLPIVGEWLNQQWTTNLGHPGGIGELIQLVSGANIGSIYRGVLAAGGSAFGLLLTLLFMMIALFFAYRDGEHFAGQVDRLGERILPTRWERISRVVPATISSTVTGMTVIAIGEGLVLGIAYWLAGVPSPVTLGALTGVMALIPGGAPLSFTLVSIYLAASGSPVAGLALFIWGTVELFIVDKTLRPKLVGGPIKLPFLPTFFGLIGGVKTMGFLGLFIGPVLMALLVAIWREWLREVEMMDEMPASPEQEGSPSLIEIDGEAKKIQAG is encoded by the coding sequence TTGAAGGAAGCGAAAATCCAGAAACCGGGGCAGCGCCTGTTCGGTCTGTCGACGCCGCTCAGAGCCGCCGTCATCCCACCGCTCTCGGCGGCGCGCTGGCTGCTGGTGCTGATCGTTGCCGCCGGCGTCTATTTCTTCCACGGCTTCCTGTTCCCGGTGCTGGCCGCGCTGGTCATCGCCTTCGCAAGCTGGCCGCTTTACCGGCGGCTTTTGGCCGGTGTCGGCGGCAACCGCACCATCGCCGCCACCTTCGCCATATTGTTCATCCTTGCCTTCCTGGTCATACCGATCGCGCTCGCGGGCACCTACGCCATCAACGAGGTGCGCGAATGGGTCGGCTGGGCGATCGAGACCAACCGGCACGGCGCCCCGACACCGCACTGGATCGCCACGCTGCCTATCGTAGGAGAATGGCTGAACCAGCAATGGACGACCAATCTCGGCCATCCCGGCGGCATCGGCGAACTGATCCAACTGGTCAGCGGCGCCAATATCGGCAGCATCTATCGCGGCGTCCTTGCCGCTGGCGGCAGCGCCTTCGGCCTGCTTTTGACGCTTTTGTTCATGATGATCGCGCTGTTCTTCGCCTATCGCGACGGCGAGCATTTCGCGGGCCAGGTCGATCGCCTGGGCGAGCGCATCCTGCCGACGAGGTGGGAGCGCATCTCGCGGGTCGTGCCGGCGACCATTTCCTCGACCGTGACCGGCATGACCGTCATCGCCATCGGCGAGGGATTGGTGCTCGGCATCGCCTACTGGCTGGCCGGCGTGCCGTCGCCCGTGACGCTTGGCGCGCTCACCGGGGTCATGGCGCTGATTCCCGGCGGGGCACCGCTGTCCTTCACGCTGGTTTCGATCTATCTCGCTGCCAGCGGCTCACCGGTGGCCGGCCTGGCTTTGTTCATCTGGGGGACGGTCGAACTGTTCATCGTCGACAAGACCTTGCGACCGAAGCTCGTCGGCGGGCCGATAAAACTGCCCTTCCTGCCGACCTTTTTCGGCCTGATCGGCGGCGTCAAGACGATGGGCTTTCTCGGCCTGTTCATCGGCCCGGTGCTGATGGCACTGCTGGTGGCGATCTGGCGCGAATGGCTGCGCGAGGTGGAAATGATGGACGAGATGCCTGCTTCCCCTGAACAGGAAGGCTCGCCGTCGCTGATCGAGATCGACGGCGAGGCGAAGAAGATTCAGGCCGGATGA
- a CDS encoding TetR/AcrR family transcriptional regulator C-terminal domain-containing protein, protein MKLDKALIVAQALELLNDVGIDALSTRLLAQRLKVQQPALYWHFRNKRALLDAMNEEILRRGHGHQVPLPGESWQEFVRNNARSFRGALMAYRDGARVHAGTEADPGDLEHVERLLTFLREAGMPSVMAMRLLMIVGRYTVGCVLEEQAEYPAGPGRGAALDAKASGYPLLSQALADYRAGGHEALFESGLDLLIAGAQAGIAEGG, encoded by the coding sequence ATGAAGCTGGACAAGGCGCTGATCGTGGCGCAGGCGCTCGAGCTGTTGAACGACGTCGGCATCGATGCGCTCTCGACCCGGCTGCTGGCGCAGCGGCTCAAGGTCCAGCAGCCGGCACTCTACTGGCATTTCAGGAACAAGCGCGCCCTGCTCGACGCAATGAACGAGGAGATCCTGCGGCGCGGCCATGGACATCAGGTACCGCTGCCGGGCGAGAGCTGGCAGGAATTCGTACGCAACAACGCCCGCAGCTTCCGCGGCGCCTTGATGGCCTATCGCGACGGTGCGCGCGTCCATGCCGGTACCGAGGCCGATCCGGGCGATCTCGAACATGTCGAACGGTTGCTCACTTTTCTGCGCGAGGCCGGCATGCCTTCCGTCATGGCCATGCGGTTGCTGATGATCGTCGGGCGCTACACGGTGGGCTGCGTCCTCGAGGAACAGGCAGAATATCCGGCCGGCCCGGGTCGAGGTGCAGCGCTCGATGCCAAGGCAAGCGGTTACCCGCTGCTCAGCCAGGCCCTGGCCGATTATCGTGCGGGCGGTCACGAGGCGCTGTTCGAAAGCGGCCTCGACTTGCTGATTGCCGGGGCGCAGGCCGGCATCGCTGAAGGAGGCTGA
- a CDS encoding substrate-binding domain-containing protein gives MASLTAGNRRPVRLADIAKAAGVSHGTASNVFSRPEIVREEVRERVRAAAEAMGYAGPDPKGRLLRAGKVNAIGVATAEPLSYFFEDPFARVMMAGISQACDATGAGISLVSAANNEQLAWNIQSALVDGFIVFCIEGGSRLVELARERKLPFVALDLDSEDGSVAAIGVDNIAGASLAARHLTELGHRRFAVLALPFADGRTGIISPEELRAAAYAGTRDRLTGYFRELSRVGIDTSKVPVYETANDAATTKAGLETIFASGEPPTAILAMSDRMALATLEWLSARGLNVPDDVSVIGFDGVPEAELSEPPLTTVAQPIAEMGRLAVKAILESDGKVSRQLLPVELIVRASSAPPRR, from the coding sequence ATGGCGTCACTCACCGCAGGCAATCGACGACCCGTCCGGCTGGCCGACATCGCCAAGGCGGCCGGTGTTTCGCATGGTACCGCCTCCAATGTCTTCAGCCGCCCTGAGATCGTGCGCGAAGAAGTCCGCGAACGGGTCCGTGCGGCGGCCGAGGCGATGGGCTATGCCGGCCCCGATCCCAAGGGCCGCCTGCTGCGGGCCGGCAAGGTCAACGCCATCGGCGTGGCCACCGCGGAGCCCCTTTCCTATTTCTTCGAGGATCCCTTCGCGCGCGTGATGATGGCCGGTATCTCGCAGGCCTGCGATGCGACCGGGGCCGGTATCTCGTTAGTCTCGGCCGCCAACAACGAACAGCTTGCCTGGAATATCCAGAGCGCCCTGGTCGACGGCTTCATCGTCTTCTGTATCGAAGGCGGCTCGCGCCTTGTCGAATTGGCCCGCGAGCGCAAACTGCCCTTCGTGGCGCTGGACCTGGATTCGGAGGATGGATCCGTCGCGGCGATCGGCGTCGACAACATCGCCGGCGCCAGCCTGGCGGCGCGCCATCTGACGGAACTCGGGCATCGCCGCTTTGCCGTGCTGGCGCTGCCTTTCGCCGACGGCAGGACAGGCATCATTTCGCCCGAGGAGCTTCGCGCCGCGGCCTATGCGGGGACACGCGATCGCCTCACCGGCTACTTCCGGGAGCTTTCGCGGGTTGGCATCGATACATCCAAAGTGCCCGTCTACGAAACCGCCAACGATGCCGCCACCACAAAGGCGGGGCTGGAAACGATCTTTGCTTCCGGCGAACCACCCACGGCCATCCTGGCGATGTCGGACAGGATGGCCTTGGCAACGCTTGAATGGCTGAGCGCGCGCGGGCTGAATGTCCCCGATGATGTTTCGGTCATCGGTTTCGACGGCGTTCCCGAAGCAGAGTTGTCCGAGCCACCGTTGACCACGGTCGCACAGCCGATCGCCGAGATGGGCCGGCTTGCCGTCAAGGCAATCCTGGAAAGCGACGGCAAGGTCAGCCGGCAGTTGCTGCCGGTCGAACTGATCGTGCGCGCCTCCTCGGCTCCACCGCGCCGCTGA
- a CDS encoding alpha/beta hydrolase: protein MSDTSVENSLPRLDLAFPYRFFGSGGASDECLFLLHGSGVDETTLVPLARQIAPHACLVAVRGRIVQDDGFRWFERITPTSFEQASIRRETAAFARFMAEAMKRHRIDPKRAAFLGYSNGANLVSSLMLLHPGLVGRAALLRPMPVLDETPATDLTGIKALIVAGAADLTYGPFAPALVTLLSQRGAEVDARIVASGHEIGDPDAAIVRQWLAPPAPAA from the coding sequence ATGAGCGATACAAGCGTCGAAAACAGCCTGCCGCGGCTGGATCTGGCCTTTCCCTATCGCTTCTTCGGATCCGGCGGGGCCAGCGACGAATGCCTGTTCCTGCTGCATGGATCAGGTGTCGACGAGACGACCCTGGTGCCGCTGGCGAGGCAGATCGCACCGCATGCCTGCCTGGTCGCCGTGCGTGGCCGCATCGTCCAGGACGACGGCTTCCGCTGGTTCGAGCGGATCACGCCGACCAGCTTCGAGCAGGCCAGCATCCGCCGCGAGACGGCCGCTTTCGCACGCTTCATGGCCGAGGCCATGAAGCGGCACCGGATCGATCCGAAGCGCGCGGCTTTCCTCGGCTATTCCAACGGCGCCAATCTGGTTTCCAGCCTGATGCTGCTCCATCCCGGCCTTGTCGGACGGGCGGCACTGCTGCGGCCGATGCCGGTGCTGGACGAGACGCCGGCAACCGATCTGACCGGCATCAAGGCGCTGATTGTCGCCGGCGCCGCCGACCTGACCTACGGACCCTTCGCGCCGGCCCTGGTAACGCTGCTCAGCCAGCGCGGCGCCGAGGTCGACGCGCGTATCGTCGCTTCGGGCCATGAAATCGGCGACCCCGATGCCGCGATCGTGCGGCAATGGCTTGCTCCGCCCGCTCCTGCCGCCTGA